One Apium graveolens cultivar Ventura unplaced genomic scaffold, ASM990537v1 ctg6593, whole genome shotgun sequence DNA window includes the following coding sequences:
- the LOC141703373 gene encoding protein NRT1/ PTR FAMILY 2.11-like translates to MATLNENEKAVTTKEEPNYRGVRAMPFVIGNEAFEKLGTIGTSSNLLVYLTTVFNMKSITATNVINVFNGTCNFGTLFGAFLCDTYFGRYKTLGFASISSFVGMLVLTLTAAVSTLHPPECGKEAGSICSGPTAWQLVFLFSSFVLLIIGASGIRPCNLAFGADQFNPNTESGRKGINSFFNWYYFTFTFAMMVSITIIVYVQSEVNWGIGLGIPTFLMFLSCAFFFIGTRIYVKVKPEGSPLTSVAQVVVAAIKKRKLELPGQPWLSMCTFMPANSINSKLPFTEQFGFLNKAALITKEDELNSDGSAVDSWRLCSMQKVEEVKCIVRVLPIWVAGMIYYIAIVQQHTYGVFQALQSDRRSGIGSFEIPAASYTVFQMLCLTIWIPIYDRLIVPFLRKITKKETGITILQKVGIGLVISVIAMLVSGLVEKERRTIALTKPTLGLARKGAISSFSGYWLVPQLAIVGLSEAFTVVGLVEFFYKQFPENMRSFGGSFFACGTAISSYVSSFLITVVHRITRNSAGENWLSEDLNKGRLDNYYYFIAGLELLNLGYFLVVAKWYRYKETADNNGHEVAMENLKLNKSAV, encoded by the exons ATGGCAACATTGAATGAAAATGAGAAAGCTGTTACCACCAAAGAAGAGCCAAATTACAGAGGAGTCAGAGCCATGCCCTTTGTTATAG GAAATGAAGCATTTGAAAAGCTAGGGACAATCGGAACCTCGTCAAATCTGTTAGTTTACCTCACTACTGTCTTCAACATGAAATCTATTACAGCAACTAATGTCATTAATGTTTTCAATGGCACTTGCAACTTTGGTACTCTGTTCGGAGCTTTCTTGTGTGACACTTATTTTGGACGCTATAAAACACTAGGTTTCGCTTCCATTTCGTCTTTCGTG GGAATGCTTGTGCTCACATTAACAGCTGCAGTATCAACACTTCATCCGCCTGAATGTGGTAAAGAAGCTGGTAGCATATGCTCCGGGCCAACAGCATGGCAACTTGTTTTTCTGTTCAGTAGTTTCGTGCTATTAATAATTGGAGCTAGTGGTATAAGGCCTTGTAACTTAGCTTTTGGAGCGGACCAGTTCAATCCTAATACAGAATCTGGAAGAAAAGGAATCAATAGTTTCTTTAATTGGTATTATTTTACCTTCACCTTTGCTATGATGGTATCCATCACAATCATTGTCTACGTGCAATCAGAAGTCAACTGGGGAATAGGCTTAGGAATCCCAACATTTCTTATGTTTTTATCATGTGCATTCTTCTTCATTGGTACGAGAATCTATGTCAAAGTTAAACCTGAAGGTAGTCCTCTTACGAGCGTTGCTCAAGTTGTTGTAGCAGCAATCAAGAAGCGAAAACTGGAATTGCCTGGCCAACCCTGGCTCTCCATGTGTACTTTTATGCCTGCTAATTCGATCAACTCAAAGCTTCCCTTTACAGAACAATTCGG ATTTCTTAACAAAGCAGCACTCATAACAAAAGAAGACGAGCTAAATTCTGATGGATCAGCAGTGGATTCGTGGAGGCTTTGCAGTATGCAGAAGGTGGAGGAAGTTAAATGCATCGTGAGAGTACTTCCCATCTGGGTTGCAGGAATGATCTACTATATTGCTATAGTCCAACAGCATACCTATGGAGTGTTCCAAGCCCTTCAATCTGATAGACGTTCCGGCATTGGAAGTTTTGAAATTCCAGCAGCATCCTACACAGTATTTCAGATGTTATGCCTCACTATCTGGATACCTATCTATGACAGATTGATAGTTCCATTTCTCCGAAAAATAACAAAGAAAGAAACAGGTATTACGATCCTCCAAAAAGTTGGCATTGGCCTGGTTATCTCTGTAATTGCCATGCTAGTATCAGGCCTGGTGGAAAAAGAAAGGAGAACCATTGCATTAACAAAGCCAACACTGGGATTAGCACGAAAAGGGGCAATATCTTCCTTTTCAGGTTACTGGTTGGTGCCTCAGTTGGCAATTGTAGGACTTTCAGAGGCATTTACAGTTGTTGGGCTAGTAGAATTTTTCTACAAACAATTCCCAGAAAATATGAGAAGCTTTGGGGGATCTTTCTTTGCTTGTGGCACCGCCATATCAAGTTACGTAAGTAGTTTCTTGATAACAGTTGTCCACAGAATTACAAGAAATTCAGCTGGAGAAAATTGGTTGTCAGAAGATCTGAACAAGGGAAGATTGGATAATTATTACTACTTCATTGCAGGTTTAGAATTATTAAATTTAGGATACTTTCTAGTGGTAGCCAAGTGGTACAGGTACAAGGAAACTGCTGACAACAATGGCCATGAAGTTGCAATGGAGAACTTGAAACTTAATAAGTCCGCTGTTTGA